One segment of Corynebacterium atrinae DNA contains the following:
- a CDS encoding VOC family protein has protein sequence MDELALGNINACMSVGQPGYSWGACAFPRATIVFNSFDRSNKMRLLPVIYVGNTDASIRFYSALGLDQGFHAEAGDWVELQASGGTLALHSVSSADTGHKSRSIDLCFEADQPLEDTMRRLNDAEFSGGEIVDEDFGRSLRIDDPDGRSIQINESPDIRSGEFPSESGPSTARREK, from the coding sequence GTGGACGAGCTCGCATTGGGGAATATCAACGCCTGCATGTCAGTGGGTCAGCCCGGTTACAGTTGGGGTGCATGCGCTTTTCCACGAGCGACAATCGTCTTCAACAGCTTCGACAGGAGTAACAAGATGCGCCTGTTGCCGGTCATCTATGTCGGGAATACTGACGCAAGCATTCGGTTCTACTCGGCTCTTGGCCTGGACCAGGGTTTTCACGCCGAGGCGGGCGACTGGGTGGAGCTCCAGGCCAGTGGGGGCACGTTGGCTCTCCACTCGGTGTCGAGCGCAGACACCGGACACAAATCGAGGTCGATTGATCTGTGCTTCGAGGCGGATCAGCCGCTTGAGGACACGATGCGGCGGTTGAACGATGCCGAGTTTTCGGGTGGAGAGATTGTGGACGAAGATTTCGGCCGCTCTCTTCGTATTGACGACCCGGATGGGCGGTCGATTCAGATCAACGAGTCTCCAGATATTCGCTCCGGAGAATTCCCATCTGAATCTGGGCCCAGTACTGCCCGGCGTGAAAAGTAG
- a CDS encoding YjiH family protein: protein METQSRRTSGSWRFFVYSAIGIFAFFVPVTIAGTSTILLDHIVTGIRTVLGDSTKYLIYLMIVAGAIYPFATGRWRQSAAKTTFALLGILGLVVATMLVFNFGPAVVFRPDIGPFLFDKLVVPIGLLVPVGGIFLAFLVGFGLMEFVGVLAQPLMRPVFKLPGRAAIDAVASFVGSYSLGLLVTNRVYKRGGYTAKEAAIIATGFSTVSATFMIVIAKTLDIMHVWGPYFLGTLVVTFATTAITVYLPPLRTFSTDCYPGVTPTPEQCVSGSRIRAAWDAARQTLVASPSVGKVLWYNFRDGVVMAMQILPGILSVGFLGLLAATFTPAFKVLGYIFYPLVHLLPIPDPGLAAESLAIGLAELFLPATLVAGNDSELLRMIIAMVSVSQVLFFSAMIPAVLATEIPLKIWQMVLTWFFRVVISVIITVPVAMLIVM, encoded by the coding sequence GTGGAAACACAAAGCCGAAGAACCAGTGGTTCGTGGCGTTTCTTCGTCTACAGCGCGATTGGGATCTTCGCCTTCTTCGTGCCGGTCACCATCGCTGGGACGTCGACGATTCTGCTTGATCACATCGTCACTGGAATCAGAACCGTGCTGGGGGACTCCACCAAGTACCTCATCTATCTCATGATTGTGGCCGGCGCGATCTACCCCTTTGCCACGGGGCGCTGGCGCCAATCGGCTGCTAAGACAACGTTTGCGCTCTTGGGAATCCTGGGCCTGGTCGTCGCTACCATGCTGGTGTTCAACTTTGGCCCGGCAGTGGTGTTCCGCCCGGATATTGGCCCGTTCCTCTTCGACAAGTTGGTCGTCCCGATCGGCCTGCTCGTCCCCGTGGGAGGCATCTTCCTCGCCTTTCTCGTGGGATTCGGGCTCATGGAGTTCGTGGGCGTGCTCGCCCAACCGCTCATGCGCCCAGTGTTCAAGCTCCCCGGCAGGGCGGCGATTGATGCCGTGGCCTCCTTCGTTGGTAGCTATTCTCTCGGGCTTTTGGTGACCAACCGGGTGTACAAACGAGGGGGATACACCGCGAAGGAAGCCGCGATCATCGCGACGGGGTTTTCTACCGTGTCGGCCACCTTTATGATCGTCATCGCCAAAACCTTGGACATCATGCATGTGTGGGGGCCATACTTCCTGGGCACCCTGGTGGTCACCTTCGCCACCACCGCCATCACGGTCTACCTCCCGCCTCTGCGCACCTTCAGCACCGACTGCTACCCGGGTGTGACACCGACCCCCGAGCAGTGCGTGAGTGGCAGCCGCATTCGCGCGGCCTGGGACGCTGCGCGACAGACGCTCGTTGCCAGCCCGTCCGTGGGAAAAGTCCTCTGGTACAACTTCCGCGACGGAGTTGTCATGGCCATGCAGATCCTGCCTGGCATCCTCTCCGTGGGCTTCTTGGGGCTGCTCGCCGCGACATTCACCCCCGCTTTTAAGGTCCTCGGCTACATCTTCTACCCCCTGGTCCACCTGCTGCCCATTCCTGATCCCGGGTTGGCCGCCGAATCATTGGCCATCGGCTTGGCCGAGCTATTCCTCCCGGCCACATTGGTGGCGGGCAATGACTCGGAGCTGTTACGCATGATTATCGCCATGGTGTCGGTGTCTCAGGTGCTGTTTTTCTCCGCGATGATCCCTGCGGTGCTGGCGACCGAAATCCCGCTCAAGATCTGGCAGATGGTCCTTACCTGGTTCTTCCGGGTCGTTATCAGCGTCATCATTACAGTTCCGGTGGCCATGCTCATCGTGATGTAG
- a CDS encoding DEAD/DEAH box helicase, translating to MSITDNATGGVNEPDDLSTSESQENPQGDAASAASTATGPLTVEDVIDPDVPAQGDKDTRDADTSEATGSETEDFSDNDDTINTAADMAVDASEDAGDDQDDEHGFANLGLPSAVLNAVKKVGYETPSAIQAQTIPVLMEGNDVVGLAQTGTGKTAAFALPILARIDMQDRSPQALVLAPTRELALQVADSFQSFADHLGKISVLPIYGGQAYGIQLSGLRRGAQIIVGTPGRIIDHLEKGSLDISRLRFLVLDEADEMLNMGFQDDVERILEDTPEDKQVALFSATMPNGIRKISKQYLQDPREISVKSETRTATNITQRFLNVAHRNKLDAITRILEVTEFEAMIVFVRTKHETEEIAEKLRARGFSAAAINGDIAQNQRERTVDQLKDGRLDILVATDVAARGLDVDRISHVFNFDIPNDTESYVHRIGRTGRAGRTGEAILFVTPRERRMLRAIERATNAPLTEMELPTVDEVNESRKGKFMDSITESLESKQIDLFRGMIKAYAEEHDVPVEDIAAALASQAQAGSDFLMKEAPPEKRRERNDRDRGDRGGRFDRDRGGRFDRDDRGGDRGSRFDRDGDFSTYRLAVGKRHNVRPGAIVGALANEGGLTSKDFGRITIAVDHTLVELPKDMDKSVLGRLSDTRISGQLINIEPDSGGRPPRRFERDDRGGRGGDRGGFRGGRDRDDRGGRGGYRGNRDDRGGRDRNDRGGRGGWRD from the coding sequence ATGAGCATTACCGATAACGCCACCGGCGGCGTAAATGAGCCGGATGACCTAAGCACGTCGGAATCTCAGGAAAACCCGCAAGGTGACGCAGCTTCTGCTGCCTCCACCGCCACCGGGCCGCTGACCGTCGAGGATGTTATTGATCCCGATGTTCCGGCCCAGGGCGACAAGGACACCAGGGACGCGGATACTTCTGAGGCCACCGGCTCCGAGACCGAAGATTTCTCGGACAACGATGACACTATTAATACCGCTGCCGACATGGCAGTAGACGCCTCAGAAGACGCTGGCGATGACCAGGATGACGAACACGGTTTCGCCAACCTCGGTCTGCCCTCCGCCGTCCTCAACGCGGTGAAGAAGGTCGGTTACGAGACCCCTTCCGCCATCCAGGCGCAGACTATCCCGGTCCTCATGGAAGGCAACGACGTCGTCGGCCTTGCCCAGACCGGTACTGGCAAGACCGCAGCCTTCGCGCTGCCGATTCTTGCCCGCATTGACATGCAGGATCGCTCGCCCCAGGCGCTGGTCCTTGCTCCGACCCGTGAGCTCGCGCTCCAGGTCGCCGATTCCTTCCAGTCCTTCGCTGACCACCTCGGCAAGATCAGCGTCCTGCCGATCTACGGTGGCCAGGCCTACGGTATCCAGCTCTCCGGCTTGCGCCGCGGCGCTCAGATCATCGTCGGCACCCCCGGTCGTATCATCGACCACCTGGAAAAGGGTTCCCTCGACATCTCCCGCCTGCGCTTCCTCGTCCTCGATGAGGCCGACGAGATGCTCAACATGGGCTTCCAAGACGATGTTGAGCGCATCCTGGAGGACACCCCGGAGGACAAGCAGGTCGCTCTGTTCTCTGCGACGATGCCCAACGGCATCCGCAAGATCTCCAAGCAGTACCTGCAGGACCCGCGCGAAATCTCCGTCAAGTCGGAGACCCGCACGGCCACCAACATCACGCAGCGCTTCCTCAACGTCGCGCATCGCAACAAGCTCGACGCGATCACCCGCATCCTCGAGGTCACCGAGTTCGAGGCCATGATCGTCTTCGTGCGCACCAAGCACGAGACCGAGGAAATCGCCGAGAAGCTGCGCGCCCGCGGGTTCTCCGCTGCCGCCATCAACGGCGACATCGCGCAGAACCAGCGTGAACGCACCGTCGATCAGCTCAAGGACGGTCGCCTGGACATCCTGGTTGCCACCGACGTCGCCGCCCGAGGCCTTGACGTCGACCGCATCAGCCACGTGTTCAACTTCGACATCCCGAACGACACCGAGTCCTACGTTCACCGCATCGGCCGCACCGGCCGTGCGGGTCGCACGGGCGAGGCGATCCTCTTCGTCACCCCGCGTGAGCGTCGTATGCTGCGCGCCATCGAGCGCGCCACCAACGCGCCGCTCACCGAGATGGAACTGCCGACGGTCGATGAGGTCAACGAATCCCGCAAGGGCAAGTTCATGGACTCGATCACCGAGTCCCTGGAGTCCAAGCAGATCGACCTGTTCCGCGGCATGATCAAGGCTTACGCCGAAGAACACGACGTTCCCGTCGAGGATATCGCCGCAGCTCTGGCCTCCCAGGCTCAGGCTGGCAGCGACTTCCTCATGAAGGAAGCCCCGCCGGAGAAACGCCGCGAGCGCAACGACCGCGATCGCGGCGACCGTGGTGGTCGCTTCGACCGTGACCGTGGCGGCCGTTTCGACCGCGATGATCGTGGCGGAGACCGTGGCTCCCGCTTCGACCGCGACGGTGACTTCTCCACCTACCGTCTTGCCGTGGGCAAGCGCCACAACGTACGCCCAGGTGCCATCGTCGGCGCCCTGGCCAACGAGGGTGGCCTCACCTCCAAGGACTTCGGCCGCATCACCATCGCCGTCGACCACACCCTGGTCGAACTGCCGAAGGACATGGACAAGTCGGTCCTGGGCCGCCTGTCCGATACCCGCATCTCCGGTCAGCTCATCAACATCGAGCCCGACTCCGGTGGACGCCCCCCGCGTCGCTTTGAGCGCGACGACCGTGGTGGTCGTGGCGGAGACCGCGGTGGTTTCCGCGGTGGACGTGACCGCGACGATCGTGGTGGACGCGGTGGATACCGTGGCAACCGCGATGACCGTGGCGGACGCGACCGCAATGACCGCGGTGGACGTGGCGGTTGGCGCGACTAG
- the hutI gene encoding imidazolonepropionase produces MNSQLFKGISELRTVSDRGTIEDAAILVEDGRVAWVGSAVKAPAADGAIDLGGRVVLPGWVDSHTHMIFAGSRAAEFEARMAGQDYAAGGIAVTMEATRSARLDVLESLLLERIAAAHAGGTTTLETKTGYGLDVASELAATELASRFVDDVTFLGAHLVPPGADTEEYVDLVVGKMLDTVAPHVDWIDVFCERGAFTEEQSRRVLEAGHRKGLGLRVHGNQLGPGAGVQLAVELGAASVDHVNFVTGEDIAALAGSETVATILPACDLSTRQPLAPGRQLLDAGVHVAIASNLNPGTSCTSSMNFCIATAVLQQHLTLDEAIHAGTAGGARALRRHDVGGGLDAQGRPAKGTVVVGAAADFHVLNTPHAIDLAYRPGMPLTWQTYRAGELVSAWHQHTSHDEGL; encoded by the coding sequence ATGAACTCCCAATTGTTTAAAGGAATATCCGAGCTCCGCACCGTGTCCGACCGCGGAACCATCGAGGACGCCGCCATCCTCGTCGAAGACGGCCGCGTCGCCTGGGTCGGCTCGGCAGTGAAAGCACCCGCCGCCGACGGCGCAATAGACCTCGGTGGGCGGGTGGTGCTGCCGGGATGGGTGGACTCGCACACCCACATGATCTTCGCCGGTAGCCGGGCCGCCGAGTTCGAGGCTCGCATGGCGGGGCAGGACTATGCCGCCGGCGGTATCGCTGTGACCATGGAGGCTACCCGATCTGCCAGGCTGGATGTGCTGGAAAGCCTCCTCCTCGAGCGCATCGCGGCCGCCCACGCCGGCGGAACCACCACCTTGGAGACCAAAACTGGCTATGGGCTCGACGTGGCCTCCGAGCTCGCCGCCACCGAGCTGGCGTCCCGCTTCGTCGACGATGTCACCTTCCTAGGTGCCCATCTCGTTCCTCCGGGGGCCGACACGGAAGAGTATGTCGACCTCGTCGTTGGAAAGATGCTCGACACCGTCGCCCCGCACGTTGATTGGATTGACGTCTTCTGCGAACGGGGCGCATTCACCGAGGAGCAGTCGCGCCGAGTGTTAGAAGCCGGGCACCGGAAGGGTTTGGGCCTGCGGGTCCACGGAAATCAGCTGGGGCCCGGTGCCGGCGTGCAGTTGGCCGTGGAGCTGGGGGCGGCGAGCGTCGATCACGTCAACTTCGTTACCGGCGAGGACATCGCGGCGCTGGCTGGCTCCGAGACCGTCGCGACGATTTTGCCCGCCTGCGATTTGTCGACCCGCCAACCATTGGCGCCAGGGCGCCAGCTTCTCGACGCCGGGGTTCACGTCGCCATCGCCTCCAACCTCAATCCGGGGACGTCGTGTACCTCCTCGATGAATTTCTGCATTGCCACTGCGGTGCTCCAGCAGCACCTCACCTTGGACGAGGCGATCCATGCCGGAACGGCCGGCGGGGCGCGAGCATTGCGCCGCCACGATGTCGGCGGTGGCTTGGATGCCCAGGGGCGACCCGCTAAGGGCACGGTCGTGGTGGGGGCGGCCGCCGACTTCCACGTCCTCAACACTCCCCACGCCATTGACCTGGCTTACCGGCCGGGGATGCCGCTGACCTGGCAGACCTATCGGGCGGGCGAGCTTGTCTCCGCCTGGCACCAGCACACTTCCCATGACGAAGGGCTTTAA
- a CDS encoding HNH endonuclease family protein, with translation MRLSFFFAVLVVATAVMVVPRGLPQPLPEVADVPQRARVLGYSRAEFGSGWAPHGPCTIREALLASLLIDAVLDTPTCTLTGAATFDDPYTGSTLSVSDAIDIDHIFPLSAAWDLGAHRWTPSQRQAFANDPRNLYPVSAAANRDKSDQLPSDWMPSHRSSRCWYAQRLAAVAEAYELPLPTADIRTMRRACHHILT, from the coding sequence GTGAGGCTTTCTTTTTTCTTCGCCGTCCTCGTTGTCGCCACCGCCGTCATGGTGGTGCCCCGCGGCCTTCCCCAACCGCTGCCTGAGGTCGCTGACGTTCCCCAACGTGCCCGCGTCCTGGGCTACTCGCGCGCCGAGTTCGGCTCCGGCTGGGCTCCCCATGGCCCCTGCACAATCCGGGAGGCGCTTCTCGCCTCCCTGCTTATCGACGCCGTCTTAGACACCCCCACCTGCACCCTCACCGGTGCAGCCACCTTCGACGATCCCTATACGGGATCCACGTTGAGCGTCTCCGATGCCATCGACATCGATCACATCTTCCCGCTCTCCGCGGCGTGGGATTTGGGCGCGCATCGTTGGACACCGAGCCAGCGCCAGGCATTCGCCAATGATCCCCGCAACCTCTACCCCGTGTCCGCCGCCGCGAACCGGGACAAATCTGACCAGCTTCCGTCGGACTGGATGCCGTCGCACCGTAGCTCGCGCTGCTGGTACGCCCAGCGCCTCGCGGCAGTCGCCGAGGCCTACGAGCTTCCTCTCCCCACCGCAGACATCCGCACGATGAGGCGGGCGTGTCACCACATCCTCACGTAG
- a CDS encoding DUF2269 domain-containing protein: protein MTTIMIVLHVLAAVLFIGPVTIATSTFPAQAVKARAGDAKAAGAAAVLHRITSVYGMLSALAPIIGVGIMFTDGSYWREGKYHIAITLAVIAWAILLFLIQPRQRKMMGSLGLLDAGDFDPEADQLDDAKWDKTKSQLSMFSGIFALLWVIMLVLMYL, encoded by the coding sequence TTGACCACCATCATGATCGTCCTCCACGTGCTGGCGGCTGTCCTGTTCATCGGACCCGTCACCATCGCTACGTCCACCTTCCCGGCCCAGGCTGTCAAGGCCCGCGCGGGTGACGCGAAGGCCGCTGGAGCCGCTGCCGTCCTGCACCGGATCACCAGTGTCTACGGCATGCTCTCCGCCCTCGCGCCGATCATCGGCGTGGGCATCATGTTCACCGATGGCTCCTATTGGCGGGAGGGCAAGTACCACATCGCGATCACCCTGGCCGTTATCGCGTGGGCAATCCTCCTCTTCCTCATCCAGCCTCGCCAACGGAAGATGATGGGCTCTCTCGGCCTGCTCGACGCTGGGGACTTCGATCCCGAGGCAGATCAGCTCGACGACGCCAAGTGGGACAAGACCAAGTCTCAGCTGTCCATGTTTAGCGGCATCTTCGCCCTCCTTTGGGTCATCATGCTCGTCCTCATGTACCTCTAG
- a CDS encoding GNAT family N-acetyltransferase produces the protein MNIDFRDYAASILQGDKVRLRALEEDDLPLLATWWNDPTWMVFQNAKITPTPHSSTIDMFRTWSGNKDASSFGFSIEETASKELVGHVTVWGIDPIVRAGTLAIIIGGEHVGRGLGTDAMRVVLRFAFEELGINKIELSVWEYNSRALRTYERVGFVVEGSRRAATFHAGQYWAQIQMGILRSEYLETR, from the coding sequence GTGAACATTGATTTTAGGGACTATGCAGCGTCAATTTTGCAGGGCGACAAGGTTCGCCTGCGAGCTCTCGAGGAGGATGACCTCCCCCTGCTGGCTACCTGGTGGAATGACCCGACGTGGATGGTCTTTCAAAACGCCAAGATCACACCGACGCCGCACTCTTCTACGATTGACATGTTTCGAACGTGGAGTGGCAACAAGGATGCGAGCAGCTTCGGCTTTTCCATCGAGGAGACCGCGAGCAAGGAACTAGTAGGTCACGTCACTGTCTGGGGAATTGATCCGATTGTCCGTGCCGGAACTCTCGCTATCATCATCGGTGGCGAGCACGTCGGTCGGGGCCTCGGCACGGATGCCATGCGGGTGGTGCTCCGATTCGCTTTCGAAGAGCTAGGCATCAACAAGATCGAGCTCAGTGTCTGGGAGTACAACTCCCGGGCGCTGCGAACGTACGAACGCGTGGGGTTTGTCGTCGAAGGGTCACGTCGCGCGGCTACTTTTCACGCCGGGCAGTACTGGGCCCAGATTCAGATGGGAATTCTCCGGAGCGAATATCTGGAGACTCGTTGA
- the hutU gene encoding urocanate hydratase, with the protein MSHAREVRAPRGTELNAKNWQTEAPLRMLMNNLDPEVAERPEDLVVYGGTGRAARSWEAFDAIVDTLKDLEEDETLLVQSGKPVGVFRTNVWAPRVLIANSNLVGDWANWPEFRRLEAEGLMMYGQMTAGSWIYIATQGILQGTFETFGAIARKRFGNTLAGTLTLTGGCGGMGGAQPLSVTLNGGVCLIVDVDESHLRRRQAKRYLDEVTTDIDEAIARVNAAKAEKRALSVGLVGNAADVFPELLRRHRAGEITFDIVTDQTSAHDPLSYLPAEIAIEDWQREAAEDPVTFTKKARESMAAQVQAMVEFQDEGAEVFDYGNCIRDEARHAGYGRAFEFPGFVPAYIRPLFCEGLGPFRWVALSGDPEDIRVTDEAIKEFFPDNEHLHRWIDAAGEYVEFEGLPARIAWLGYGERHQAGLLFNRLVAEGKVKAPIVIGRDHLDSGSVASPYRETESMLDGSDAIADWPLLNALTATSSGATWVSIHHGGGVGIGRSIHAGQVIVADGTELAAAKLTAVLTNDPGMGVIRHVDAGYNRAHEVAEERGVRVPMPFRSRENF; encoded by the coding sequence ATGTCGCACGCCCGAGAAGTACGAGCACCCCGCGGAACCGAACTCAACGCCAAGAACTGGCAGACCGAAGCGCCCCTGCGCATGCTCATGAACAACCTCGACCCCGAGGTTGCCGAGCGCCCCGAAGACCTCGTCGTCTACGGCGGAACCGGCCGAGCCGCCCGCAGCTGGGAGGCATTCGACGCCATCGTGGACACCCTCAAAGACCTCGAAGAGGACGAGACCCTGCTGGTCCAGTCCGGCAAGCCCGTGGGCGTCTTCCGCACCAACGTCTGGGCCCCGCGCGTGCTCATCGCCAACTCCAACCTGGTCGGCGACTGGGCCAACTGGCCGGAGTTTCGTCGCCTCGAAGCCGAGGGACTCATGATGTACGGCCAGATGACCGCCGGATCCTGGATCTACATCGCCACCCAAGGCATCCTTCAGGGCACCTTCGAAACCTTCGGCGCCATTGCCCGCAAGCGCTTTGGCAACACCTTGGCCGGAACCTTAACCCTGACCGGTGGGTGTGGCGGCATGGGAGGTGCCCAGCCGCTCTCCGTCACCCTCAACGGCGGCGTCTGCCTCATCGTCGACGTCGACGAATCTCACCTTAGGCGCCGCCAAGCCAAGCGCTACCTCGACGAGGTCACCACCGACATTGACGAGGCCATCGCTCGGGTCAACGCGGCCAAGGCAGAAAAGCGCGCCCTCTCCGTCGGCTTGGTCGGCAACGCCGCCGACGTCTTCCCCGAGCTGTTGCGCCGCCACCGCGCCGGGGAAATCACCTTCGATATTGTCACCGACCAGACTTCCGCGCACGATCCGCTGAGCTACCTGCCCGCCGAGATCGCCATCGAGGATTGGCAGCGCGAGGCCGCCGAGGACCCCGTCACCTTCACCAAAAAGGCCCGCGAATCCATGGCCGCCCAAGTCCAAGCGATGGTGGAGTTCCAAGACGAAGGCGCCGAAGTATTCGACTATGGCAACTGCATCCGCGATGAAGCCCGCCACGCTGGCTACGGCCGCGCCTTCGAGTTCCCTGGCTTCGTCCCCGCCTACATCCGCCCCTTATTCTGCGAGGGTCTTGGCCCCTTCCGTTGGGTAGCACTCTCCGGTGACCCCGAGGACATCCGCGTCACCGACGAGGCCATCAAGGAATTCTTCCCCGACAACGAACACCTGCACCGCTGGATCGACGCGGCAGGCGAATACGTCGAGTTTGAGGGTCTGCCCGCTCGCATCGCTTGGCTCGGCTACGGCGAGCGCCACCAGGCCGGGCTGCTGTTCAACCGACTCGTGGCCGAAGGCAAGGTCAAAGCCCCCATCGTCATCGGACGCGACCATCTCGATTCAGGGTCCGTCGCCTCCCCCTACCGCGAGACCGAATCGATGCTCGACGGTTCCGATGCCATCGCCGACTGGCCCCTGCTCAATGCCCTCACCGCGACCTCCTCCGGCGCCACCTGGGTGTCCATCCACCATGGTGGCGGCGTCGGAATCGGGCGATCAATCCACGCCGGGCAAGTCATCGTCGCCGATGGTACGGAGCTCGCAGCAGCCAAGCTCACTGCCGTCCTCACCAATGATCCCGGCATGGGAGTTATCCGCCACGTCGACGCGGGATACAACCGCGCCCATGAAGTGGCCGAGGAACGTGGAGTGCGCGTGCCCATGCCCTTCCGTTCCAGGGAAAACTTCTGA
- the hutH gene encoding histidine ammonia-lyase, which translates to MTEAITIGIGALSIDDVVNVARHGARVEISAESLAAMEETRAHIDSLAEGPDPVYGVSTGFGALARKHIPHNKRTELQRSLIRSHAAGSGPEVEREVIRALMLLRLSTLCTGRTGVRPLVASTYAAMLNSGLTPVVHEYGSLGCSGDLAPLSHCALALMGDGQVRDTSGELIDAAVALPAHNIAPVVLQEKEGLALINGTDGMLGMLCLAIHDLDRLARTADVAAAMTVEGLEGTLTVFAPDLQELRPHPGQAASAANILAVAQGSDILERAAERFAKHHVQGAYSLRCAPQVAGGFRDTLDHARRVAGVELSSAIDNPVVALDGRVTSNGNFHGAPVGYVLDFLAIVSADLASISERRTDRFLDAARNRGLTPFLAFDPGVDSGHMIAQYTQAGIVSEMKRLAAPASVDSIPSSAMQEDHVSMGWSAARKLRRSVDGLARVLAVEILTATRAIEMREHRPSPATTAVINALREAVPGPGPDRFLAPEIEHATQLVVSGDVVAAVETETGVLQ; encoded by the coding sequence ATGACTGAAGCAATCACCATCGGCATTGGTGCCCTGAGCATCGACGACGTCGTGAACGTGGCCCGCCACGGAGCGCGGGTGGAGATCTCGGCTGAGTCCCTCGCCGCCATGGAGGAGACCCGAGCGCACATTGATTCCCTCGCGGAAGGGCCCGATCCCGTCTACGGCGTATCCACTGGTTTCGGGGCGCTGGCGCGCAAGCACATCCCCCACAACAAGCGCACTGAGCTGCAGCGCAGCCTCATCCGCTCGCACGCGGCGGGTTCCGGCCCAGAGGTCGAACGCGAGGTTATTCGCGCCCTCATGCTCCTGCGGCTGTCCACCCTATGCACGGGCCGCACCGGCGTCCGCCCCCTGGTCGCCAGCACCTATGCCGCGATGCTCAATTCGGGACTGACCCCCGTCGTCCATGAGTACGGCTCACTCGGCTGCTCCGGCGACCTCGCACCCCTGTCGCACTGCGCGTTGGCGTTGATGGGGGACGGGCAGGTCCGCGACACTTCCGGAGAGCTTATCGACGCCGCCGTGGCCCTCCCTGCCCACAACATCGCACCGGTGGTGCTCCAGGAAAAGGAAGGCCTGGCGCTCATCAACGGCACCGATGGCATGCTCGGCATGCTGTGCCTGGCCATCCACGACCTCGATCGACTCGCTCGGACGGCAGACGTGGCCGCAGCCATGACCGTCGAGGGGCTGGAGGGAACGCTCACCGTCTTCGCCCCGGACCTGCAAGAATTGCGGCCCCACCCGGGGCAGGCTGCGTCGGCCGCGAACATTCTCGCCGTCGCTCAAGGTTCGGACATCCTTGAGCGCGCCGCCGAGCGCTTTGCCAAACACCACGTCCAGGGTGCTTACTCCCTGCGCTGCGCTCCGCAGGTGGCAGGCGGGTTCCGGGACACACTCGACCACGCCCGCCGGGTGGCCGGGGTGGAACTGTCCTCCGCGATCGATAATCCCGTTGTCGCCCTCGACGGGCGGGTGACCTCCAACGGCAACTTTCATGGCGCGCCGGTGGGATACGTGCTGGACTTCCTCGCCATCGTCAGCGCGGATCTGGCCAGCATCTCTGAGCGCCGCACCGATCGCTTCCTCGACGCCGCCCGCAACCGCGGACTCACTCCCTTCCTCGCTTTCGACCCAGGGGTGGACTCAGGCCACATGATTGCCCAGTACACCCAGGCGGGCATTGTCTCAGAAATGAAGCGCCTCGCCGCCCCCGCGAGCGTCGATTCGATCCCGTCGTCGGCGATGCAAGAAGATCACGTGTCCATGGGCTGGTCGGCCGCCCGCAAGCTCCGCCGCAGCGTCGACGGACTCGCCCGGGTGCTGGCCGTGGAGATCCTCACCGCCACGCGGGCCATCGAGATGCGGGAGCATCGACCCTCGCCGGCAACGACCGCGGTGATTAACGCCCTCCGGGAGGCTGTGCCGGGCCCCGGCCCGGACAGGTTCCTAGCACCCGAGATCGAGCACGCCACGCAGCTCGTTGTCTCCGGGGACGTGGTGGCGGCCGTGGAAACGGAGACCGGGGTGTTGCAGTAG